A DNA window from Acidimicrobiia bacterium contains the following coding sequences:
- a CDS encoding geranylgeranyl reductase family protein, with the protein MAEHRFDALVVGSGPAGSVAALVLARGGARVALVDKAPFPRDKACGDLVGPRGVQLLREVGIDTTGARQAGDMVVAGPTGRSVRLPCFPGTSYPGHAIVSPRTELDARLHDAAVSAGARPYVARAERPVCADGLAGFELSSGDVVTGDVVLGADGATSRVAAAAGLVDDRRVLWGFALRAYVDAEITAPRIHLWEPEPWRALPGYGWAFPGDVEGRANVGLGIGVLADRAAAAPVTRDFDAFLAHLDRTGIVDHARARVARRLGGWLKLGMVGTVPARGRVLLVGDAAGLVNPLQGEGISQAMASGRAAAELVLQGPGVAAARYRRFLAATFLPYQSVAAPFHAALLPHPRAVAATGRLLTAPGIGRAIAGGWSVFWNDLLDGARPGPARTVA; encoded by the coding sequence GTGGCCGAGCACCGGTTCGACGCCCTCGTCGTCGGTTCGGGTCCCGCGGGAAGCGTCGCCGCGCTGGTGCTCGCGCGCGGCGGCGCGCGCGTCGCGCTCGTCGACAAGGCGCCGTTCCCGCGCGACAAGGCGTGCGGTGACCTCGTCGGGCCGCGGGGGGTGCAGCTGCTGCGGGAGGTCGGGATCGACACGACCGGTGCACGGCAGGCGGGTGACATGGTCGTCGCGGGGCCGACCGGGCGTTCGGTGCGGCTGCCGTGCTTCCCCGGCACGAGCTATCCCGGCCACGCGATCGTGTCGCCGCGCACCGAGCTCGACGCGCGGCTCCACGACGCCGCGGTGTCGGCCGGCGCCCGTCCGTACGTCGCGCGAGCGGAGCGCCCCGTCTGTGCGGACGGGCTGGCGGGGTTCGAGCTGTCGAGCGGCGACGTCGTGACGGGCGACGTCGTGCTGGGTGCGGACGGCGCGACGAGTCGCGTCGCGGCGGCTGCCGGACTGGTCGACGACCGGCGTGTGCTCTGGGGGTTCGCGCTGCGCGCCTACGTCGACGCCGAGATCACCGCGCCGCGCATCCACCTGTGGGAACCGGAGCCGTGGCGCGCACTCCCCGGCTACGGGTGGGCGTTCCCGGGCGACGTCGAGGGTCGCGCCAATGTCGGGCTCGGGATCGGCGTGCTCGCCGACCGCGCCGCCGCGGCCCCGGTCACGCGCGACTTCGACGCGTTCCTCGCACATCTCGATCGCACGGGCATCGTCGACCACGCACGGGCGCGCGTCGCGCGCCGCCTCGGAGGTTGGCTCAAGCTGGGGATGGTCGGCACCGTGCCGGCGCGTGGTCGGGTCCTGCTCGTCGGCGATGCCGCGGGCCTCGTCAACCCGCTTCAGGGCGAGGGGATCTCACAGGCGATGGCGAGTGGGCGCGCGGCCGCCGAGCTCGTGCTCCAAGGGCCCGGGGTCGCGGCAGCCCGCTATCGCCGGTTCCTCGCCGCGACGTTCCTGCCGTATCAGTCCGTCGCGGCGCCGTTCCATGCCGCGCTGCTGCCGCACCCGCGCGCCGTCGCGGCGACGGGACGTCTCCTCACCGCACCGGGGATCGGTCGCGCCATCGCCGGCGGATGGTCGGTCTTCTGGAACGACCTGCTCGACGGCGCGCGACCGGGGCCGGCGCGCACTGTCGC
- a CDS encoding class I SAM-dependent methyltransferase, which yields MPSVRDARRERERGREPHDFAQRLFTGLPRRYDVLEDVLSLGQNRRWRREMLDHVVPADPAQILDVATGTAGVALELVAQTAGRVVGVDVTDAMLRRGQVNVARADAPDRVQLVLGTAERLPFPDATFDALTFTYLLRYVSDPRDTLRELARVLKPGAPMASLEFHVPPNPFWRFWWWVYTRGVLPAAGALAGRAWFDVGRFLGPNISAHYRAHPVAATLAAWRDAGMEGVDARLMSLGGGVVMWGTRRD from the coding sequence GTGCCGTCGGTCCGGGATGCCCGGCGAGAACGGGAGCGCGGCCGCGAACCGCACGACTTCGCGCAGCGCCTCTTCACCGGCCTGCCGCGGCGCTACGACGTGCTCGAGGACGTCCTCTCGCTCGGTCAGAACCGCCGCTGGCGGCGCGAGATGCTCGACCACGTCGTCCCCGCCGATCCCGCGCAGATCCTCGACGTCGCGACCGGCACGGCCGGCGTCGCGCTCGAGCTCGTCGCGCAGACCGCCGGACGCGTCGTCGGTGTGGACGTGACCGACGCGATGCTGCGCCGCGGTCAGGTGAACGTCGCACGGGCGGACGCGCCCGATCGCGTCCAGCTCGTGCTCGGCACCGCGGAGCGGCTGCCGTTCCCGGACGCGACGTTCGACGCCCTGACGTTCACCTACCTGCTGCGTTACGTCTCGGATCCGCGGGACACGCTCCGCGAGCTCGCACGCGTGCTGAAGCCCGGTGCGCCGATGGCGAGCCTGGAGTTCCACGTCCCGCCGAACCCGTTCTGGCGGTTCTGGTGGTGGGTGTACACGCGCGGCGTGCTGCCCGCCGCGGGTGCCCTCGCCGGACGCGCGTGGTTCGACGTCGGACGGTTCCTGGGCCCGAACATCTCTGCGCACTACCGCGCCCATCCGGTCGCGGCGACGCTCGCCGCCTGGCGCGACGCCGGCATGGAGGGCGTCGACGCGCGGTTGATGAGCCTGGGCGGCGGCGTCGTCATGTGGGGAACCAGGCGTGACTGA
- a CDS encoding VOC family protein has protein sequence MVVNVRYIVDDVDVAVAFYTEHFGFEVLSQAGPAFADVARGDLRLLLSGPNSSAGRAMADGTRPAPGGWNRIHFVVEDLDAEIDRLTRAGLQPRNPVVTGPGGSQILFPDPSGNLVELFQPAG, from the coding sequence ATGGTCGTCAACGTCCGCTACATCGTCGACGACGTCGACGTCGCCGTCGCGTTCTACACCGAGCACTTCGGCTTCGAGGTGCTGTCGCAGGCGGGCCCCGCGTTCGCGGATGTCGCTCGCGGTGACCTGCGACTGCTGCTGAGCGGGCCGAACAGCTCGGCGGGAAGGGCGATGGCCGACGGCACACGTCCGGCGCCGGGCGGGTGGAACCGGATCCACTTCGTCGTCGAGGACCTCGACGCCGAGATCGACCGGCTCACGCGAGCCGGGCTCCAGCCGCGCAACCCTGTCGTCACCGGCCCCGGTGGTTCACAGATCCTGTTCCCCGATCCCTCCGGGAACCTCGTCGAGCTGTTCCAGCCGGCCGGCTGA
- a CDS encoding PadR family transcriptional regulator, which translates to MRDFRRGAVAVHVLHHAAEDYVHGAWLSEELARHGHRISPGTLYPLLHRMVDAGLLTDHEEVVNGRVLRCYRATRAGRRALTELRRSIGELVEEVAVVPRAAARRSVRSSGST; encoded by the coding sequence GTGCGCGACTTCCGCAGGGGTGCGGTCGCGGTGCACGTGCTCCACCATGCGGCAGAGGACTACGTGCACGGAGCGTGGCTCAGCGAGGAGCTCGCGCGACACGGCCATCGCATCTCACCCGGCACGCTGTACCCGCTGCTGCACCGGATGGTCGACGCGGGGCTCCTGACCGACCACGAAGAGGTCGTGAACGGTCGCGTGCTCCGGTGCTACCGCGCGACACGCGCGGGTCGGCGAGCGCTCACCGAGCTGCGCCGTTCGATCGGGGAGCTCGTCGAGGAGGTTGCCGTGGTTCCTCGCGCGGCCGCTCGGCGCAGCGTGCGGTCGTCCGGCAGCACCTAG
- a CDS encoding DUF4386 family protein codes for MSTTHNAGTWDRYAWAAGIVFVVALVAESVIGGSIPINHNDSAAKIATALDAHRTQLLVIAGLSAVYSVAFSIYVWKLYDFLSGSERTRRVAVLVLVGGVLMIALHAVSDLGITGLLGGKLASYSAHHDHGISYTLYLLTFAIDSVGDVFGSIFLAAAGLLTLRGALLPRWIAWVAIVAAVTLFLQAFGLGGLIATFGLVLDLIGFALFLVFVLASSVILMRRETAPRTTAA; via the coding sequence GTGAGCACGACGCACAACGCGGGGACGTGGGACCGGTACGCCTGGGCGGCGGGCATCGTCTTCGTCGTCGCGCTCGTCGCCGAGTCCGTGATCGGCGGCAGCATTCCGATCAACCACAACGATTCGGCGGCGAAGATCGCGACCGCGCTCGATGCGCACCGCACGCAGCTGCTCGTGATCGCCGGGCTGTCAGCCGTCTACTCCGTCGCGTTCTCGATCTACGTCTGGAAGCTCTACGACTTCCTCTCAGGAAGCGAACGGACCAGGCGTGTCGCCGTGCTGGTGCTCGTCGGCGGTGTGCTGATGATCGCGCTCCACGCGGTGAGTGACCTGGGGATCACCGGCCTCCTCGGAGGGAAGCTCGCGTCATACAGCGCGCACCACGATCACGGCATCTCCTACACGCTCTACCTCCTGACGTTCGCGATCGACAGCGTGGGCGACGTCTTCGGCAGCATCTTCCTCGCCGCGGCAGGTCTGTTGACACTCCGCGGCGCGCTGCTGCCACGGTGGATCGCGTGGGTGGCGATCGTCGCCGCGGTGACGCTCTTCCTCCAGGCCTTCGGCCTCGGCGGCCTGATCGCGACGTTCGGTCTGGTGCTCGACCTCATCGGCTTCGCGCTGTTCCTGGTCTTCGTGCTCGCGAGCAGCGTGATCCTGATGCGCCGCGAGACGGCTCCGCGAACAACGGCGGCCTGA
- a CDS encoding cupin domain-containing protein, producing the protein MDVQPSRPTAKGPDEWFTGAVWIDAIATGRADTALSVAFVRFTPGARTAWHSHAIGQTLSVTEGEGRVQSRGEPVVTIRPGDVVFTPGHEWHWHGAAPDHFMTHLAVSEGDAEWGEHVTDAEYGAPSD; encoded by the coding sequence ATGGACGTCCAGCCGAGCAGACCGACCGCCAAGGGTCCCGACGAGTGGTTCACCGGCGCGGTGTGGATCGACGCCATCGCGACCGGCCGCGCCGACACAGCCCTGAGCGTCGCCTTCGTGCGCTTCACGCCGGGCGCGCGCACGGCATGGCACTCCCACGCGATCGGTCAGACGCTCTCCGTCACGGAAGGCGAGGGACGCGTGCAGTCGCGCGGCGAACCCGTCGTCACGATCCGTCCCGGGGACGTCGTGTTCACGCCGGGTCACGAGTGGCACTGGCACGGCGCCGCTCCCGACCACTTCATGACGCACCTCGCGGTCTCGGAGGGCGACGCGGAATGGGGCGAGCACGTCACGGACGCGGAGTACGGCGCGCCGAGCGACTGA
- a CDS encoding PPOX class F420-dependent oxidoreductase — MTELTAAQIEYLDSQRLGRIATAGADGRPHVVPTSFRYNRELGTIDMGGLHVATTKKYRDVRANGWAAIVVDDLVSTDPWTPRMLEIRGRAEAVPTGGAGFGPGFGDAFIRLYPERVNSFGID; from the coding sequence ATGACCGAGTTGACCGCGGCACAGATCGAGTACCTCGACAGCCAGCGACTGGGACGGATCGCGACGGCCGGCGCCGACGGCCGGCCGCACGTGGTCCCCACGTCGTTCCGCTACAACCGGGAGCTCGGGACGATCGACATGGGTGGGCTCCACGTCGCGACGACGAAGAAGTACCGCGACGTCCGGGCCAACGGCTGGGCCGCGATCGTCGTCGACGATCTCGTGTCCACAGACCCGTGGACGCCGCGGATGCTGGAGATCCGTGGCCGCGCGGAAGCCGTGCCCACGGGCGGCGCCGGCTTCGGACCCGGGTTCGGCGACGCGTTCATCCGCCTGTACCCCGAGAGGGTCAACAGCTTCGGAATCGACTGA
- a CDS encoding zinc-binding dehydrogenase: protein MKAMRLEDGELHLRDLPTPEPRHDEARVRITTAGVCHSDLHLVRGDWAGIPRSGVVGHEAIGIVEALGPGAERFVNTGDRVILGLGGTGGGYWCGACEFCLSGRPRHCAQSKGILGTFAEQFTVWAPSLVTLPDSVGDDEAPLACGGLTAYGAVKKLQQHGVLPGRPVAIVGAAGGLGHYAVQLAREFGYDVIGVDVGEERLAFVRSLGASIAVDAADALDAVRRETGGVDASLVFSARMAGFELGLQLLRKTGLFVGVGLPPTSEGNISINPFEFFFKDITLVYSAVGTVQDMRELVALAAAGKVRSHVSRRGRLSDLPAIFDDLEASRYLGRALVTDLAS from the coding sequence ATGAAGGCCATGCGCCTGGAGGACGGTGAGCTGCACCTCCGCGACCTCCCGACACCCGAGCCGCGCCACGACGAGGCGCGGGTGCGGATCACGACGGCCGGTGTCTGTCACTCCGACCTGCACCTCGTGCGCGGCGACTGGGCCGGCATCCCGCGGTCGGGCGTGGTCGGGCACGAGGCGATCGGGATCGTGGAGGCGCTCGGCCCGGGTGCCGAGCGGTTCGTGAACACCGGTGACCGCGTGATCCTCGGGCTCGGCGGCACCGGCGGCGGCTACTGGTGCGGGGCGTGCGAGTTCTGCCTGAGCGGCCGCCCGCGCCACTGCGCGCAGAGCAAGGGGATCCTCGGCACGTTCGCGGAGCAGTTCACGGTCTGGGCGCCGTCACTCGTCACGCTGCCCGACAGCGTCGGTGACGACGAGGCACCGCTCGCGTGCGGCGGCCTGACGGCGTACGGCGCGGTCAAGAAGCTGCAGCAGCACGGCGTGCTGCCCGGCCGGCCCGTCGCGATCGTCGGCGCGGCCGGCGGGCTCGGCCACTACGCCGTCCAACTCGCGCGCGAGTTCGGCTACGACGTGATCGGCGTCGACGTCGGCGAGGAGCGTCTCGCGTTCGTGCGCTCGCTCGGGGCGAGCATCGCGGTCGACGCGGCCGACGCGCTCGACGCCGTGCGACGCGAGACGGGCGGCGTCGACGCGTCGCTCGTGTTCTCGGCACGCATGGCGGGGTTCGAGCTCGGCCTCCAACTGCTGCGCAAGACTGGCCTGTTCGTCGGGGTCGGGCTGCCGCCGACGAGCGAGGGCAACATCTCGATCAACCCCTTCGAGTTCTTCTTCAAGGACATCACCCTCGTGTACTCGGCGGTCGGCACGGTCCAGGACATGCGCGAGCTCGTCGCGCTCGCCGCCGCCGGCAAGGTGAGGAGCCACGTGTCCCGTCGCGGCCGCCTGTCGGACCTCCCGGCGATCTTCGACGACCTCGAGGCGAGCCGCTACCTCGGCCGCGCCCTCGTCACCGACCTCGCGAGCTAG